A single Phoenix dactylifera cultivar Barhee BC4 chromosome 1, palm_55x_up_171113_PBpolish2nd_filt_p, whole genome shotgun sequence DNA region contains:
- the LOC103706566 gene encoding DNA-3-methyladenine glycosylase: MPTPSLGRHVLERSPSPRQVERRVQGKSSLSKHLQRVYPLSIHRSSSSLTLSSLSLSQNSNDSSLNSSISSWDRKIQLSFHGMFSSWERRFICAAGKGRFGTGELGGFGSGEFESFASTEDLADDVVKERLGCGEAGNLKRCNWITKSTDEVYITFHDECWGVPVYNDNRLFELLALSGMLIDHNWTEILKRREQYIEAFAKFDHNVVAKMEEKDIMEISSNKELMLAECRVRCIIDNARCIEKVAKEFGSFSGYIWGHVNHKPMINKYRYPRSVPFRTPKSEAISKDLVRRGFRLVGPVIVYSFMQAAGMAIDHLIDCFRFNECVRLAERSWGMTTMAM, translated from the exons ATGCCTACCCCAAGTCTTGGAAGGCATGTTTTGGAGAGAAGCCCAAGCCCCAGACAAGTGGAGAGGAGGGTGCAAGGCAAGAGCTCGCTGTCCAAACACCTGCAGAGGGTGTACCCACTTAGCATTCACAGGAGCAGCTCAAGTCTTACactctcatctctctctctttcccagAATTCAAATGACTCCTCTCTTAACAGCTCTATCTCCAGTTGGGACCGGAAGATTCAGCTATCATTTCATGGGATGTTCAGCTCCTGGGAAAGGAGATTTATCTGTGCTGCTGGGAAAGGAAGGTTTGGAACTGGAGAGCTGGGAGGGTTTGGAAGTGGAGAGTTCGAGTCTTTTGCAAGCACTGAAGACTTAGCTGATGATGTTGTGAAGGAGCGGTTGGGATGTGGGGAGGCAGGAAACCTGAAGAGATGCAATTGGATTACCAAATCCACTG ATGAAGTTTACATAACTTTCCATGACGAATGTTGGGGTGTCCCTGTATACAATGACAA CCGACTCTTTGAGCTGCTTGCGTTATCCGGCATGCTTATCGATCACAACTGGACCGAGATTCTCAAGAGAAGGGAGCAATACAT TGAAGCCTTTGCCAAATTTGATCATAATGTTGTTGCCAAGATGGAAGAAAAAGACATCATGGAGATAAGTTCCAACAAGGAGCTCATGTTAGCAGAGTGCAGGGTGAGATGCATCATAGACAATGCGAGGTGCATAGAGAAG GTTGCTAAGGAATTTGGATCCTTCAGTGGCTATATATGGGGCCATGTGAACCACAAACCGATGATTAACAAATACAGGTATCCAAGAAGTGTCCCTTTTAGGACTCCAAAATCAGAAGCCATTAGCAAGGATTTGGTTCGAAGGGGGTTCCGCTTGGTTGGGCCGGTGATTGTCTATTCGTTCATGCAAGCAGCAGGGATGGCTATAGATCACCTTATTGATTGTTTTAGGTTTAACGAATGCGTGCGACTCGCAGAGCGATCATGGGGCATGACTACTATGGCTATGTAG